The following coding sequences lie in one bacterium genomic window:
- a CDS encoding type II toxin-antitoxin system prevent-host-death family antitoxin, with product MKTVSAYDAKTHFSKLLRAVKEGERFVITVHGTEVATLAPVEQRTERSFDEVVADILEFRKTHSLKGLNVKELAAEGRD from the coding sequence ATGAAAACCGTCAGTGCTTACGATGCGAAAACGCATTTCTCCAAATTGCTTCGAGCGGTGAAAGAAGGCGAGAGGTTCGTCATCACGGTCCACGGGACGGAGGTCGCGACGCTGGCGCCGGTGGAGCAACGCACGGAACGCTCCTTCGACGAGGTTGTCGCCGACATTTTGGAATTTCGAAAAACCCACTCACTTAAAGGGCTGAACGTCAAGGAACTCGCAGCGGAAGGTCGCGACTAA
- a CDS encoding type II toxin-antitoxin system VapC family toxin: MAASFVLDNSVAIAWFFEEQTFAYANKVMQRLRNESAIVPPVWPLEFSNTLLSAERRKRLSRADSMRIAWDVRSLNIEIAPMFPHDVFGDVATIARERGLSVYDASYLHLSMQLSLPIATLDKQLRRAAAAMDVQILDA, translated from the coding sequence ATGGCCGCGAGTTTTGTCCTTGATAACTCCGTCGCTATCGCGTGGTTTTTCGAGGAGCAAACGTTCGCGTACGCGAACAAGGTGATGCAGCGCCTTCGAAACGAATCCGCTATAGTCCCGCCGGTTTGGCCGCTTGAGTTTTCGAATACGCTCCTCAGCGCCGAACGTCGCAAGCGCCTCTCGCGTGCCGATTCCATGAGGATCGCCTGGGACGTGCGCAGCCTGAATATCGAGATTGCGCCGATGTTTCCGCACGACGTTTTTGGCGATGTCGCGACGATCGCGCGCGAACGGGGATTGAGCGTCTACGACGCGTCGTACTTGCATCTGTCGATGCAACTGTCGTTGCCGATCGCCACCCTCGACAAACAGCTTCGCCGCGCCGCGGCGGCGATGGATGTCCAAATCCTCGACGCCTGA
- the rpmH gene encoding 50S ribosomal protein L34, which translates to MKRTYQPGNLTKVRTHGFRKRMSTRWGRDVLKRRRRRGRKRLAPSYTTK; encoded by the coding sequence ATGAAGCGCACGTATCAGCCCGGCAACCTTACGAAGGTCCGTACGCACGGATTCCGCAAGCGCATGAGCACGCGCTGGGGCCGCGATGTGCTGAAGCGGCGCCGCCGGCGTGGACGCAAGCGGCTCGCGCCGTCGTACACGACGAAGTAA
- the rnpA gene encoding ribonuclease P protein component, with amino-acid sequence MSGGEPRSFAFPKSSRLLNRGDFRRVGRRGRRIVAGPLVFQVDRGKPGTVRLGITAARQSGDSVRRNRAKRLVRECFRRRRSEIAPGYDVVIVIRDAAACAVLIDVESCFDRFLRSQPFDRAQKPARPRRARRSDDV; translated from the coding sequence ATGAGCGGCGGCGAGCCGCGCTCGTTCGCGTTTCCGAAGTCGTCGCGTCTGCTCAATCGCGGCGATTTTCGCCGCGTCGGCCGGCGCGGACGGCGCATCGTGGCGGGCCCGCTGGTTTTTCAGGTCGATCGAGGTAAACCCGGGACGGTGCGTCTCGGGATCACGGCGGCCAGGCAATCGGGCGATTCGGTTCGCCGCAATCGCGCCAAGCGGCTTGTCCGCGAGTGCTTCCGCCGCAGGCGAAGCGAGATCGCCCCGGGGTACGACGTCGTGATCGTGATCCGCGACGCGGCCGCGTGCGCCGTCCTAATAGACGTGGAGTCGTGTTTTGACCGCTTCTTGCGCAGCCAGCCCTTCGATCGCGCGCAAAAGCCCGCTCGCCCTCGCCGCGCTCGCCGTTCTGACGATGTATAA
- the yidD gene encoding membrane protein insertion efficiency factor YidD, whose translation MYKRLVSPFLPPACRFTPTCSEYAAECFRTLPFFRALGLSLRRLTRCRPGGGHGADFPPTA comes from the coding sequence ATGTATAAACGACTCGTCTCTCCGTTTTTGCCGCCCGCGTGCCGTTTCACGCCGACGTGCTCGGAATACGCCGCGGAATGCTTCCGCACGCTGCCGTTTTTCCGCGCGCTCGGACTATCGCTTCGCCGCCTTACGCGCTGCCGTCCCGGCGGCGGGCACGGCGCGGACTTCCCGCCGACCGCGTAG